The following are encoded in a window of Clostridium thermarum genomic DNA:
- a CDS encoding cache domain-containing sensor histidine kinase, producing the protein MSRLSVFKRKSLYNSFLRNTLLILMIATVIITVALFFYSQNMIYKDLTSYLYSAQSEMCKSMDLIINDVNMASVKLLSREGLYQLIYNRSIPDSEKYSIVKKQLVSEMSNYDIIGEVVIITADGKVYKMSDDNYITLPDRAFLDGIDKAKTITYSDGIARGSNNETYIMIGRKFRNLDTGNTNGYLIIYLKSNNLMKIYNHVLINNSFSMLVNSNGTIMSSVDSENVGKTIFDYDYSNLGVKGLRHIDYRGEKMVVAGTSFSKQLKTIGFDWHILTYIKENSIQVITRQISYNVWIISAISAVIAIALSFLTVAYISKPLRRLQAAMKGFRGIRQNVQVSDRVYDEIGELEKAYVDMVNRIDELIIKNNEEKEKQRELELSALQAQINPHFLYNTLDAIVWLAKIKKQPDIEKITMALAKFFRLSLHKGDKFITVGEEISLVQSFVVIEQMRFPNQLDITYNIAEDIMDIYILKLILQPVVENALKHGIREKKENGKIQINGMRYEDMIIFEVMDNGMGFDPHMLDEYDNLDKSKSGGYGLKNVDERIKLEYGNKYGITIFSQPNCGTTVIIKVGIKTLKEIKAQNKTAVN; encoded by the coding sequence ATGAGTAGATTATCTGTTTTTAAAAGAAAAAGCCTATATAATAGTTTCTTGAGAAATACCCTGTTAATTCTTATGATAGCAACAGTAATAATTACCGTGGCCTTATTTTTTTATTCTCAAAATATGATATATAAAGACTTGACCTCTTATCTTTATTCAGCCCAAAGTGAGATGTGTAAAAGTATGGATTTGATAATAAATGATGTTAATATGGCCTCTGTAAAACTGCTCTCAAGAGAAGGACTATATCAGTTGATTTATAATAGATCAATACCGGACAGTGAAAAATACAGTATTGTAAAGAAACAGCTTGTTTCAGAGATGAGCAATTATGACATTATCGGCGAAGTGGTCATTATTACTGCGGATGGTAAGGTTTACAAAATGTCCGATGATAACTATATAACCCTTCCGGACAGGGCTTTTCTGGATGGCATAGACAAGGCAAAAACCATAACCTATAGTGATGGAATTGCCAGAGGCAGTAACAACGAAACCTATATTATGATAGGGAGAAAGTTTAGGAATCTGGATACCGGAAACACTAACGGCTATCTGATAATATACTTAAAATCCAACAATCTTATGAAGATATATAATCATGTATTGATTAACAACAGCTTTTCCATGCTTGTTAACAGTAATGGTACAATTATGTCTTCAGTAGATAGTGAAAATGTAGGAAAAACCATCTTTGACTATGATTACAGTAACCTTGGTGTCAAGGGTTTGAGGCACATTGACTATAGGGGAGAAAAAATGGTGGTAGCAGGTACCTCCTTTAGCAAGCAATTGAAAACCATAGGCTTTGATTGGCATATATTGACCTACATAAAAGAAAATAGTATCCAGGTTATTACAAGACAGATCAGTTATAATGTTTGGATAATTTCTGCTATAAGTGCAGTCATCGCAATTGCCTTATCCTTTCTGACCGTAGCATATATTTCAAAGCCACTGAGAAGGCTGCAGGCTGCTATGAAGGGCTTCCGAGGAATACGGCAGAATGTTCAGGTTAGTGATAGAGTATATGATGAAATTGGTGAACTGGAAAAGGCCTATGTGGATATGGTTAACAGAATTGATGAACTGATAATCAAAAACAATGAGGAAAAGGAAAAACAAAGAGAACTGGAGCTATCAGCCCTTCAGGCTCAAATCAATCCTCATTTTTTATACAATACTCTTGATGCAATAGTATGGCTGGCTAAGATAAAGAAACAACCTGACATTGAGAAAATAACCATGGCCTTGGCAAAGTTCTTTAGACTAAGCCTTCACAAGGGAGATAAATTTATCACAGTAGGAGAAGAGATAAGTCTTGTCCAGAGTTTTGTAGTCATTGAGCAAATGAGATTTCCAAATCAGCTGGATATTACCTATAACATTGCGGAAGATATTATGGATATATATATTCTTAAGCTCATATTGCAGCCGGTAGTTGAAAATGCCTTAAAACACGGTATCAGAGAGAAGAAGGAAAACGGAAAAATTCAGATAAACGGTATGAGATATGAAGATATGATTATTTTTGAGGTAATGGATAACGGAATGGGTTTTGATCCCCATATGCTGGATGAGTATGACAATCTCGATAAGAGCAAATCCGGTGGATACGGCTTGAAAAATGTAGATGAGAGAATAAAGCTGGAATACGGAAATAAGTATGGCATAACTATATTTAGTCAGCCCAATTGTGGTACAACGGTAATAATAAAGGTGGGTATAAAAACTTTAAAGGAAATTAAAGCACA